The Lentzea guizhouensis genome contains a region encoding:
- a CDS encoding AMP-binding protein, which produces MRGWTTRPLPRVPRRTRSAATCRWCGSTTPPWPRSATDPTDADRTAPLRPEHAAYVIYTSGSTGRPKGVVVEHRQLAALVADHHTRLLPQDGRVLRGIATAAYTFDASWEGLLLLAAGHELHLLDDDVRLDPRAVVEHIARHRIDFLSCTPSYLQQLLPEGVLAQGRPLLLALGGEAIGEPLWRALADAENITAVNLYGPTECTVDSVWTEVTDRDRPVIGTPGQGLRAYVLDAGLRPQPVGVPGELHLAGDQVARGYLPARPDRRPVRGRPVRPARQPDVPDRRPGPVDRRRC; this is translated from the coding sequence ATGCGCGGGTGGACGACCCGGCCGCTGCCGCGCGTTCCGCGACGGACGCGGTCGGCGGCGACCTGCCGCTGGTGCGGCTCGACGACCCCGCCGTGGCCGCGCTCCGCGACCGACCCGACCGACGCCGATCGCACGGCACCGCTGCGCCCGGAGCACGCCGCGTACGTCATCTACACGTCCGGCTCCACCGGCCGGCCCAAGGGCGTGGTGGTCGAGCACCGCCAGCTCGCCGCCCTCGTCGCCGACCACCACACCCGCCTGCTGCCCCAGGACGGCAGGGTCCTGCGCGGCATCGCCACCGCCGCCTACACCTTCGACGCCTCCTGGGAGGGCCTGCTCCTGCTGGCCGCGGGCCACGAGCTGCACCTGCTCGACGACGACGTCCGGCTCGACCCGCGGGCCGTCGTCGAGCACATCGCGCGGCACCGCATCGACTTCCTCAGCTGCACCCCGTCCTACCTCCAGCAGCTCCTGCCGGAAGGGGTGCTCGCGCAGGGACGTCCGCTGCTGCTCGCGCTGGGCGGCGAGGCCATCGGCGAGCCGCTGTGGCGTGCGCTGGCCGACGCCGAGAACATCACCGCGGTGAACCTCTACGGCCCGACCGAGTGCACGGTGGACTCGGTGTGGACGGAGGTCACCGACCGGGACCGGCCGGTGATCGGCACACCGGGACAGGGCCTGCGGGCCTACGTGCTCGACGCCGGGCTGCGGCCCCAGCCGGTCGGCGTGCCCGGCGAGCTGCACCTGGCGGGCGACCAGGTGGCCCGCGGCTACCTGCCGGCCCGGCCTGACCGCCGACCGGTTCGTGGCCGACCCGTTCGGCCCGCCCGGCAGCCGGATGTACCGGACCGGCGACCTGGTCCGGTGGACCGCCGACGGTGCTGA
- a CDS encoding non-ribosomal peptide synthetase: MADPFGPPGSRMYRTGDLVRWTADGAEYPAADDQVKIRGYRVEPGEAEAALLGLPGVVEAAVVAQEVEAGTHRLVGYVVGAVDADELRAGVKRRLPDYLVPSLFVLLDELPKTDSGKVDRRALPAPEAGGGQDHVAPRTAVERELARVWSEALRVDRVGVHDNFFGLGGDSILSIQVVSKARQAGLELVTKDLFTHQTIAELATVVRTSEPKTDLPEIAGPAPLTPIQRWYLASNEDNPHHFTMSVHLELTDDVDADALARALAAVVAHHEGLRTRFTRVNGEWVQDVADAVVELERHDVSAEEEEAAVAQTGLDITHGPVMRALLFSGKRLSLVVHHLVVDGVSWRILLGDLETAYRQALAGERIVLDPVGTRFTQWAHRLAGHVRSGAFDAELPHWTAALAVPGDVPVDRDGPNTADSTRVISVRLDREHTDALLHRVPDVYRTQVNDVLLSALGRALSGWTGRDRVAVTMEGHGREDVLDGADISRTVGWFTTQYPVALTVPAGDWGAVLKSVKEQLRAVPGRGFGFEALRQLRDNSLAGSALPPVSFNYHGRFDVAAAGEGLVRGRLEDRGADAAADRTRPFQLDVVGGVEDGELVLSWFYSEHLHDESTVRAVADAVVRGLAEIVAHCAEPGAGGRTPSDFPLAHLDQAAVDRLVGTGAEVEDVYPLTPLQTGMLFHTLVDDTSTAYSNRFRLRLAGVSDPDALAEACRRVVDRTPVLRGGVVWEGVEAPVQVVRHRVDVPITLHDWRHLPVEEQEAAHDSVGGEELDLTTPPLLRLAIARLTDDEVTLFWTAHHVLLDGWSFAQVLVEVSEQYTALVHGREPELAPRRPFRDYLRWLAEQDTAAAERHWRQVLAGVEAPTPLPYDRSPVQAHRAESSASVHIALDADRSARLNRVARAAGLTANTVVQGAWALLLSRYSGESDVVFGTTVSGRPAELPGIGSMVGMFINTVPTRVGVDPHASVLPWLREVQAAQTESRRFDFVSLAELRSWSGVPAGSALFDSAVVFENYPVDELLDDEQGVRVLDVAGADTTNFPLALSANLGDRLRLELDYDPRLFDTATVERIAARLAVVLEEIATDPHRPLGELPLMTDDERQQVLVEWNATAGEVTADSVVEVFEAQVRATPDATALVVGDRSLSFAELNAWANRVARVFVASGVGPERLVALSLPRSVEFVVALLAIWKAGGVYLPVDPSLPADRVEFLLRDADPVLVVRGSLPDADDQDAGDLAPVGGDHAAYVIYTSGSSGRPKGVVVEHASLVNLLVNHREDFVAGSRLRVALSAVFSFDTSLEGIVLMADGHELHVLDEDVRLDPPALVRYVVDHRIDFMDLTPSYARQLVEAGLLDGEHRPKVLMLGGEAIGEDLWRRLADVPGTTSYNFYGPTESTVDALSCRITADAPVAVGRPLLNTRAYVLDEQLRPVPVGVPGELFLAGVQLARGYLGRPGLTADRFLADPFGGPGERMYRTGDRARWLADGTLDYLGRTDDQVKIRGHRIEPGEVEAVLTQHPDVREAVVIAREVDGHQRLVAYVTGAGKDLRPWLADRLPDYLVPSAFVGLDAIPLNANGKVDRRALPAPDLQAAASAYRAPRTPVEQQVCRIWADVLGVPRVGLDDNFFELGGDSILSIRVVSRLRTELDAPVSPRALFNSPTVARLVHELGTGAAEDVVPQVPRDGALPLSFAQQRLWFLDQFEPESTDYLSPSLLRLRGQLDVDALNRALTALVARHESLRTTFDGVDGHGVQVVHPPQPVEVPVLDVPGGEDGLHEVLVRESTRPFDLARGPLLRPVLLRVAEDDHVLLLLAHHIVTDGWSNGVLTSELNLLYRGSTLPELPIQYADYAAWQRDRLTGPLLDEQLAFWRDRLAGVTPLELPTDRPRPAVRTNHGAVHLFTLPTEVAEGLKALAHQQNGTLFMALVAACQVLFARWSRQDDIAVGTVASGRERAELENLVGFFVNTLVLRSTVDGSATFRDFLGEVRGGVLDAFAHQDVPFERVVDELKPDRDTSRTPLFQAMVILQNTPDAAPDLPGLQVEDLPLPVVAANFDLTWEFQQDDDALHAAVNYNTDLFDAATVERMAGHLRVLLTAAVADPDRPLADLPLMDADEERKVLHAWNDTAHAVPDATITELFEAQVTRTPDATAVVDGAAVWSYAELNARANRLAHRLITQDVGPGRYVAISLPRSAELLVAVLAVLKAGAAYVPVEPDQPADRVAFVLDDARPVLVIDDPALVHVTDDRDDNPGPRDQAPVHVDDGRDDNPGDHDRTAPLSTRDPAYVIYTSGSTGRPKGVVVEHRSVVNYLAWATEVYGGLRGAAVLHSPVSFDLTVTTLFGPLLAGGRIVVSDLDEDAVPVEQAAFLKATPSHLALLGAVSPQLSPTGDLVVGGEQLLGAVVDEWRRANPTAVVINEYGPTETTVGCMEHRVEPGEQLDPGPVPIGHPAWNTRLYVVDDQFRPVPLGVAGELCIAGDGLARGYLNRPGLTAASFVACPFGAPGERMYRSGDLVRRRADGVLEYLGRIDDQVKIRGHRVEPGEVESALLRHPLVAEAAVVAADTGQGHARLVAYLVATGEVTTAELRAFLADRLPAYMVPSAFVPLPVLPVTPNGKLDRAALPAPEPVADDGGAHVPPRTPVEQTLAEVWAAVLGADRVGVRDNFFELGGDSILVIQVVSRARKAGLALTTKSLFRNQTIEALAPFVTELETEPVNTAEVVGDVPLTPIQRWFFETHTATHHFAQSMLLELTEDLDDTALENGLAALVAHHDALRMRFEQVAGEWRQHNDPVRPGSVLERHDLTAIGEPERQAHMVKIADEAHAGFDLAEGPLYRFVLFHADDLPAPRLFLTVHHLVVDGVSWRILLDDLDTAYRQAVRGEAVDLGAKSTSFREWADGLAQYVAGGALDDELDHWVSALAAAPLPVDHEQPTPGTPAAEVHVVLDARDTDALLHDAPTAYRTRINDVLLAALACALSRFTGERTVSLDMEGHGREDVLGADLSRTVGWFTTLYPVGLTLPGDGATWREVVKAVRRQLRTVPGNGFGFGALKHLGGREQLAGPGPQVVFNYLGQSGSTADDAGGGLYRTVLDPIGQDGDPTDRGPHLLEVVGGVAAGELRFTWHYQPDRHEEATVRRVAGDFLDALRGIAADCRSDR, encoded by the coding sequence GTGGCCGACCCGTTCGGCCCGCCCGGCAGCCGGATGTACCGGACCGGCGACCTGGTCCGGTGGACCGCCGACGGTGCTGAGTACCCGGCCGCGGACGACCAGGTCAAGATCCGCGGCTACCGCGTCGAACCGGGCGAGGCCGAGGCCGCGCTGCTCGGCCTGCCGGGGGTGGTGGAGGCCGCGGTCGTGGCCCAGGAGGTCGAGGCCGGCACGCACCGCCTCGTCGGGTACGTCGTGGGCGCGGTGGACGCGGACGAGCTGCGGGCCGGGGTGAAGCGGCGGTTGCCGGACTACCTGGTGCCGTCGTTGTTCGTGCTGCTCGACGAGCTGCCCAAGACCGACAGCGGCAAGGTCGACCGCCGCGCCCTGCCCGCTCCCGAGGCCGGCGGCGGGCAGGACCACGTGGCACCGCGCACCGCCGTGGAACGCGAGCTGGCGCGGGTGTGGTCCGAGGCGCTGCGGGTGGACCGGGTCGGTGTGCACGACAACTTCTTCGGTCTCGGCGGTGACTCGATCCTGAGCATCCAGGTCGTGTCGAAGGCCCGCCAGGCCGGTCTGGAACTGGTCACCAAGGACCTGTTCACCCACCAGACGATCGCCGAGCTCGCCACCGTGGTCCGCACGAGCGAACCGAAGACCGACCTCCCGGAGATCGCCGGCCCGGCACCGCTCACGCCGATCCAGCGCTGGTACCTCGCCTCCAACGAGGACAACCCGCACCACTTCACCATGTCGGTGCACCTGGAGCTGACCGACGACGTCGACGCCGACGCGTTGGCGCGCGCCCTGGCCGCGGTCGTGGCGCACCACGAGGGCCTGCGCACCCGCTTCACCCGTGTGAACGGCGAGTGGGTTCAGGACGTGGCGGACGCCGTGGTGGAGCTGGAACGCCACGACGTGTCCGCGGAGGAGGAAGAAGCGGCGGTCGCCCAGACCGGGCTGGACATCACCCATGGGCCGGTCATGCGCGCGTTGTTGTTCTCCGGCAAGCGGTTGAGCCTCGTGGTGCACCACCTCGTCGTGGACGGCGTGTCGTGGCGGATCCTGCTCGGCGACCTGGAGACCGCGTACCGCCAGGCTCTGGCGGGCGAGCGGATCGTCCTGGACCCGGTCGGCACCCGGTTCACCCAGTGGGCCCACCGGCTGGCCGGGCACGTGCGGTCCGGCGCGTTCGACGCCGAACTGCCGCACTGGACCGCCGCGCTCGCCGTGCCGGGTGATGTTCCCGTGGACCGTGACGGACCGAACACCGCCGACTCGACGCGCGTCATCTCGGTGCGGCTGGACCGCGAGCACACCGACGCCCTGCTGCACCGCGTGCCGGACGTCTACCGCACGCAGGTCAACGACGTGCTGCTGAGCGCGCTCGGCCGGGCGCTGTCAGGGTGGACCGGGCGGGACCGGGTCGCCGTGACGATGGAGGGCCACGGCCGTGAGGACGTGCTCGACGGCGCCGACATCTCGCGCACGGTCGGCTGGTTCACCACGCAGTACCCGGTCGCGCTCACCGTGCCCGCCGGCGACTGGGGCGCGGTGCTCAAGTCGGTCAAGGAACAGCTGCGGGCCGTGCCCGGCCGTGGTTTCGGCTTCGAGGCACTCCGCCAGCTCCGGGACAACTCCCTGGCCGGGTCCGCGCTGCCGCCGGTCAGCTTCAACTACCACGGCCGGTTCGACGTGGCCGCGGCCGGGGAAGGCCTGGTCCGAGGCCGGCTGGAGGACCGGGGAGCCGACGCGGCCGCCGACCGCACGCGCCCGTTCCAGCTCGACGTCGTCGGCGGCGTGGAGGACGGCGAACTGGTGCTGTCCTGGTTCTACTCCGAGCACCTGCACGACGAGTCGACCGTGCGGGCCGTGGCCGACGCGGTGGTGCGCGGGTTGGCGGAGATCGTCGCGCACTGCGCCGAGCCGGGTGCCGGTGGCCGGACGCCGTCGGACTTCCCGTTGGCGCACTTGGACCAGGCGGCGGTGGACCGGCTGGTCGGGACCGGCGCCGAGGTCGAGGACGTCTACCCGCTGACGCCGCTGCAGACCGGCATGCTGTTCCACACGCTGGTGGACGACACGTCGACGGCCTACTCGAACCGGTTCCGGCTGCGGCTCGCCGGGGTGTCCGACCCGGACGCGCTGGCCGAGGCCTGCCGCCGGGTCGTGGACCGCACACCGGTGCTGCGCGGCGGTGTGGTGTGGGAGGGCGTCGAGGCTCCCGTGCAGGTCGTGCGGCACCGCGTGGACGTGCCGATCACCCTGCACGACTGGCGCCACCTGCCCGTCGAGGAGCAGGAGGCCGCGCACGACTCAGTGGGCGGCGAGGAGCTGGACCTGACCACACCTCCGTTGCTGCGCCTGGCGATCGCGCGGCTCACCGACGACGAGGTCACGCTGTTCTGGACCGCCCACCACGTGCTGCTGGACGGGTGGAGCTTCGCGCAGGTGCTGGTCGAGGTGAGCGAGCAGTACACCGCGCTAGTCCACGGCCGGGAGCCGGAGCTCGCGCCGCGCCGGCCGTTCCGCGACTACCTGCGGTGGCTGGCCGAGCAGGACACCGCGGCCGCCGAACGGCACTGGCGGCAGGTGCTCGCCGGGGTCGAGGCGCCGACACCGTTGCCCTACGACCGTTCTCCCGTCCAAGCACATCGCGCGGAGTCCAGCGCGTCCGTCCACATCGCACTGGACGCCGACCGGTCGGCGCGGCTGAACCGGGTGGCGCGCGCCGCCGGGTTGACCGCCAACACCGTGGTGCAGGGCGCGTGGGCGTTGCTGCTCTCGCGCTACAGCGGTGAGTCCGACGTCGTGTTCGGCACGACGGTCTCCGGACGCCCGGCCGAACTGCCGGGCATCGGGTCCATGGTCGGCATGTTCATCAACACCGTGCCCACCCGCGTCGGGGTCGATCCGCACGCCTCGGTGCTGCCGTGGCTGCGGGAGGTGCAGGCTGCGCAGACGGAGTCGCGGCGGTTCGACTTCGTGTCGCTGGCGGAGCTGCGGTCGTGGAGTGGTGTGCCGGCGGGGTCGGCGTTGTTCGACAGCGCCGTCGTGTTCGAGAACTACCCGGTGGACGAGCTGCTCGACGACGAGCAGGGCGTTCGGGTGCTCGACGTCGCGGGTGCCGACACGACCAACTTCCCGCTCGCCCTCAGCGCCAACCTCGGTGACCGGCTGCGTCTTGAGCTGGACTACGACCCGCGCTTGTTCGACACCGCGACGGTCGAACGCATCGCCGCACGGCTCGCCGTGGTGCTGGAGGAGATCGCGACCGATCCGCACCGGCCGCTCGGCGAGCTGCCGCTGATGACCGACGACGAGCGCCAGCAAGTTCTCGTGGAGTGGAACGCCACGGCCGGAGAGGTCACCGCTGACTCGGTTGTCGAGGTGTTCGAGGCTCAGGTGCGTGCCACGCCGGACGCCACCGCTCTGGTGGTGGGGGATCGGTCGTTGTCGTTCGCGGAGTTGAACGCGTGGGCGAACCGGGTTGCTCGGGTGTTCGTGGCGTCGGGTGTGGGGCCGGAGCGTTTGGTGGCGTTGTCGTTGCCGCGGTCGGTGGAGTTCGTGGTGGCGTTGCTGGCGATCTGGAAGGCCGGCGGTGTGTACCTGCCGGTCGACCCGTCACTGCCCGCCGACCGGGTGGAGTTCCTGCTGCGGGACGCCGATCCGGTGCTGGTGGTGCGCGGGTCGTTGCCGGACGCCGACGACCAGGACGCCGGGGACCTGGCACCGGTGGGCGGCGACCACGCCGCGTACGTCATCTACACCTCCGGGTCGTCCGGACGGCCCAAGGGTGTGGTGGTCGAGCACGCGAGCTTGGTCAACCTGCTGGTGAACCACCGGGAGGACTTCGTCGCCGGCTCGCGGCTTCGGGTGGCGTTGTCGGCGGTGTTCTCGTTCGACACGTCGCTGGAAGGCATCGTGCTGATGGCCGACGGTCACGAGTTGCACGTGCTGGACGAGGACGTGCGGCTCGACCCGCCCGCGCTGGTGCGGTACGTCGTGGACCACCGGATCGACTTCATGGACCTGACGCCGTCCTACGCCCGGCAGCTGGTGGAGGCCGGGTTGCTCGACGGTGAGCACCGGCCGAAGGTGCTGATGCTCGGTGGCGAGGCGATCGGTGAGGACCTGTGGCGGCGGCTGGCGGACGTTCCCGGTACCACGAGCTACAACTTCTACGGCCCGACCGAGTCCACAGTGGACGCGCTGTCCTGCCGCATCACCGCCGACGCTCCCGTTGCGGTGGGCCGTCCGCTGCTGAACACCCGTGCCTACGTGCTGGACGAGCAGCTGCGGCCGGTTCCCGTCGGTGTGCCGGGTGAGCTGTTCCTGGCCGGTGTGCAGCTCGCCCGCGGTTACCTCGGTCGTCCTGGCTTGACCGCGGACCGGTTCCTCGCCGACCCGTTCGGCGGGCCGGGGGAGCGGATGTACCGCACCGGTGACCGGGCGCGGTGGCTGGCCGACGGCACCCTGGACTACCTGGGCCGCACGGACGACCAGGTCAAGATCCGCGGCCACCGGATCGAACCCGGTGAGGTCGAGGCCGTGCTGACCCAGCACCCCGATGTGCGTGAGGCCGTGGTGATCGCCCGCGAGGTCGACGGTCACCAGCGGCTCGTGGCGTACGTGACGGGTGCGGGCAAGGACCTGCGGCCGTGGCTGGCCGACCGGCTGCCCGACTACCTGGTGCCCTCGGCGTTCGTCGGGCTCGACGCGATCCCGCTCAACGCCAACGGCAAGGTCGACCGCCGCGCCCTGCCCGCACCGGACCTGCAGGCCGCCGCGTCGGCCTACCGCGCCCCGCGCACCCCGGTCGAGCAGCAGGTCTGCCGCATCTGGGCCGACGTGCTGGGCGTGCCGCGGGTCGGGCTCGACGACAACTTCTTCGAGCTCGGCGGCGACTCCATCCTCAGCATCCGGGTGGTGTCCCGGCTGCGCACCGAGCTGGACGCGCCCGTGTCGCCGCGCGCGTTGTTCAACTCGCCCACGGTCGCCAGGCTCGTCCACGAGCTCGGGACCGGAGCGGCCGAGGACGTCGTTCCGCAAGTACCGCGCGATGGCGCGTTGCCGTTGTCGTTCGCGCAGCAGCGGTTGTGGTTCCTCGACCAGTTCGAGCCGGAGAGCACCGACTACCTGTCACCGTCGCTGCTGCGGCTGCGCGGCCAGCTCGACGTCGACGCGCTGAACAGGGCGCTCACGGCGTTGGTGGCGCGGCACGAGTCGTTGCGCACCACCTTCGACGGCGTGGACGGGCACGGCGTGCAGGTCGTGCACCCACCCCAGCCCGTCGAGGTGCCGGTGCTCGACGTCCCCGGCGGCGAGGACGGCCTGCACGAGGTGCTGGTGCGGGAGAGCACCCGGCCGTTCGACCTCGCTCGCGGTCCGCTGCTGCGGCCGGTGCTGCTGCGCGTGGCCGAGGACGACCACGTGCTCCTCCTGCTGGCGCACCACATCGTGACCGACGGCTGGTCCAACGGCGTGCTGACGAGCGAGCTCAACCTGCTCTACCGCGGCAGCACGCTGCCCGAACTGCCGATCCAGTACGCGGACTACGCGGCGTGGCAACGGGACCGGCTCACCGGGCCGTTGCTCGACGAGCAGCTCGCGTTCTGGCGGGACCGGCTCGCCGGCGTGACGCCGCTGGAGCTGCCGACCGACCGGCCCCGGCCCGCGGTGCGCACGAACCACGGCGCGGTGCACCTGTTCACCCTGCCCACCGAGGTCGCCGAGGGGCTCAAGGCGCTGGCGCACCAGCAGAACGGCACCCTGTTCATGGCGCTGGTCGCCGCGTGCCAGGTGCTGTTCGCCCGCTGGTCGCGGCAGGACGACATCGCCGTGGGCACGGTGGCCTCCGGCCGGGAGCGCGCGGAGCTGGAGAACCTGGTCGGGTTCTTCGTCAACACGCTGGTGCTCCGATCCACTGTGGACGGCAGCGCGACGTTCCGCGACTTCCTCGGCGAGGTGCGGGGTGGCGTGCTGGACGCGTTCGCCCACCAGGACGTGCCGTTCGAGCGCGTGGTGGACGAGCTGAAGCCCGACCGCGACACCAGCCGCACCCCGCTGTTCCAGGCGATGGTGATCCTGCAGAACACCCCCGACGCCGCACCGGACCTGCCCGGTCTGCAGGTCGAGGACCTGCCGTTGCCGGTGGTGGCGGCCAACTTCGACCTCACCTGGGAGTTCCAGCAGGACGACGACGCCCTGCACGCGGCGGTCAACTACAACACCGACCTGTTCGACGCCGCGACCGTCGAGCGGATGGCCGGGCACCTGCGCGTGCTGCTGACGGCCGCGGTCGCCGACCCGGACCGGCCGCTGGCCGACCTGCCGCTGATGGACGCGGACGAGGAGCGGAAGGTGCTGCACGCGTGGAACGACACGGCCCACGCCGTGCCGGACGCGACCATCACCGAGCTGTTCGAGGCCCAGGTGACGCGGACACCGGACGCCACCGCGGTGGTGGACGGCGCTGCGGTGTGGTCGTACGCCGAGCTCAACGCCAGGGCGAACCGCCTGGCGCACCGGCTGATCACGCAGGACGTGGGCCCCGGCCGGTACGTCGCGATCTCGCTGCCACGCTCGGCCGAGCTGCTCGTGGCCGTGCTGGCGGTGCTCAAGGCTGGCGCCGCGTACGTGCCGGTCGAGCCCGACCAGCCCGCGGACCGGGTCGCGTTCGTGCTCGACGACGCCCGTCCGGTTCTGGTGATCGACGACCCGGCCCTGGTGCACGTGACCGACGACCGCGACGACAACCCCGGCCCTCGCGACCAGGCCCCGGTGCACGTCGACGACGGCCGGGACGACAACCCGGGCGACCACGACCGGACCGCGCCACTGTCCACTCGCGACCCGGCGTACGTGATCTACACGTCCGGGTCGACCGGCCGGCCCAAGGGCGTGGTCGTCGAGCACCGCTCGGTGGTCAACTACCTGGCCTGGGCGACCGAGGTCTACGGCGGCCTGCGCGGTGCGGCGGTCCTGCACTCGCCGGTCTCGTTCGACCTGACCGTCACCACGTTGTTCGGCCCGCTGCTGGCCGGTGGCCGCATCGTGGTGAGCGACCTGGACGAGGACGCGGTGCCGGTGGAGCAGGCGGCGTTCCTCAAGGCCACGCCGAGCCACCTCGCCCTGCTCGGTGCCGTGTCGCCGCAGCTGTCGCCGACCGGTGACCTCGTCGTGGGCGGTGAGCAGCTGCTGGGTGCGGTGGTCGACGAGTGGCGGCGGGCGAACCCGACGGCCGTCGTGATCAACGAGTACGGCCCGACCGAGACGACCGTCGGTTGCATGGAGCACCGCGTCGAACCCGGTGAGCAGCTCGATCCCGGACCCGTGCCGATCGGTCACCCGGCCTGGAACACCCGCCTGTACGTGGTGGACGACCAGTTCCGCCCGGTCCCGCTCGGCGTGGCCGGTGAGCTGTGCATCGCGGGTGACGGCCTCGCGCGCGGTTACCTCAACCGGCCCGGTCTCACCGCTGCCTCGTTCGTGGCGTGCCCGTTCGGCGCGCCGGGGGAGCGGATGTACCGCTCCGGCGACCTGGTCCGCAGGCGTGCCGACGGTGTGCTCGAGTACCTGGGCCGGATCGACGACCAGGTCAAGATCCGCGGGCACCGGGTCGAGCCCGGCGAGGTCGAGTCCGCGCTGCTGCGCCACCCGCTGGTGGCCGAGGCCGCCGTGGTGGCGGCGGACACCGGCCAGGGGCACGCCCGCCTGGTCGCCTACCTCGTCGCCACCGGCGAGGTGACCACCGCGGAGCTGCGCGCGTTCCTGGCCGACCGCTTGCCGGCCTACATGGTGCCGTCGGCGTTCGTGCCGCTGCCCGTTCTGCCGGTGACGCCCAACGGCAAGCTCGACCGGGCGGCGTTGCCCGCTCCGGAACCGGTCGCCGACGACGGCGGTGCGCACGTTCCGCCGCGCACGCCCGTGGAGCAGACGCTGGCCGAGGTCTGGGCGGCCGTGCTCGGCGCGGACCGGGTCGGGGTCCGGGACAACTTCTTCGAGCTGGGCGGTGACTCGATCCTGGTGATCCAGGTGGTGTCGCGGGCGCGGAAGGCCGGGCTGGCCCTGACCACGAAGTCGTTGTTCCGCAACCAGACCATCGAGGCGCTGGCGCCGTTCGTCACCGAGCTGGAGACCGAACCGGTGAACACCGCCGAGGTCGTCGGCGACGTCCCGCTCACCCCGATCCAGCGCTGGTTCTTCGAGACGCACACGGCGACCCACCACTTCGCCCAGTCGATGTTGTTGGAGCTGACCGAGGACCTGGACGACACCGCGCTGGAGAACGGGCTGGCGGCGCTGGTGGCGCACCACGACGCACTGCGCATGCGCTTCGAGCAGGTCGCCGGCGAGTGGCGGCAGCACAACGACCCGGTGCGGCCGGGCAGCGTGCTGGAACGCCACGACCTCACCGCGATCGGTGAGCCCGAACGGCAGGCGCACATGGTGAAGATCGCCGACGAGGCACACGCGGGCTTCGACCTCGCCGAGGGGCCGTTGTACCGGTTCGTGCTGTTCCACGCCGACGACCTGCCGGCGCCGCGGCTCTTCCTCACCGTGCACCACCTCGTCGTGGACGGCGTGTCCTGGCGGATCCTGCTCGACGACCTCGACACCGCCTACCGGCAGGCGGTTCGCGGCGAGGCGGTGGACCTGGGTGCGAAGTCGACGTCGTTCCGCGAGTGGGCGGACGGGCTGGCCCAGTATGTCGCCGGGGGAGCGCTGGACGACGAGCTGGACCACTGGGTTTCGGCACTCGCCGCGGCCCCGCTGCCCGTCGACCACGAGCAGCCGACGCCGGGCACACCGGCGGCCGAGGTGCACGTGGTGCTCGACGCGCGGGACACCGACGCGCTGCTGCACGACGCACCCACGGCCTACCGCACCAGGATCAACGACGTCCTGCTCGCCGCGCTGGCCTGCGCCCTGTCCCGGTTCACCGGTGAGCGCACGGTCTCGCTCGACATGGAGGGCCACGGCCGGGAGGACGTCCTCGGTGCGGACCTGTCCCGCACGGTCGGCTGGTTCACCACGCTCTACCCGGTCGGGCTGACGCTGCCCGGCGACGGCGCCACGTGGCGAGAGGTGGTGAAGGCGGTGCGCAGGCAGCTGCGCACGGTGCCGGGCAACGGTTTCGGCTTCGGGGCGTTGAAGCACCTGGGCGGACGGGAACAGCTCGCCGGTCCGGGACCGCAGGTGGTGTTCAACTACCTCGGCCAGTCCGGCAGCACCGCCGACGACGCCGGCGGTGGGCTGTACCGGACCGTGCTCGACCCCATCGGGCAGGACGGCGACCCGACCGACCGCGGTCCGCACCTGCTGGAGGTGGTCGGCGGTGTGGCGGCCGGGGAGCTCCGCTTCACCTGGCACTACCAGCCGGACCGGCACGAGGAGGCCACGGTGCGGCGGGTCGCCGGGGACTTCCTCGACGCCCTGCGCGGCATCGCCGCGGACTGCCGGAGCGACCGATGA